In Procambarus clarkii isolate CNS0578487 chromosome 74, FALCON_Pclarkii_2.0, whole genome shotgun sequence, one DNA window encodes the following:
- the LOC123767464 gene encoding uncharacterized protein: MAPPGGLTFLLLAISFKWRIASTSSTCQNLVPTDQALTVQTVESGEAAVLICKAIKTPFLNNTYDRAILSFCLNGTWSNSNAYCELPSSGVPTTDTSVSGSGSTNTWNSTVLCATDPVVPQFAEMVTEIKDDDNIMVAKVYKCSGNRTWFSKQSHQLTQCVYQQWTYIADFCDDGNIYFTNIPDRD, from the exons ATGGCTCCTCCTGGTGGTCTGACGTTCCTCCTGCTCGCCATATCTT TCAAATGGCGGATCGCTTCTACCTCGAGTACCTGCCAGAATCTGGTTCCCACAGACCAAGCACTGACGGTGCAGACGGTTGAATCAGGTGAAGCTGCGGTCCTCATCTGCAAGGCAATTAAAACTCCTTTCTTAAACAACACCTATGATCGCGCCATACTCTCCTTCTGCCTTAACGGCACTTGGAGCAACAGCAATGCGTATTGCGAACTTCCAAGTTCTGGAGTTCCGACGACGGATACAAGTGTATCAG GCTCGGGTAGTACTAACACATGGAATAGTACAGTGTTGTGCGCTACGGACCCCGTCGTGCCCCAGTTCGCAGAGATGGTGACGGAGATCAAAGATGATGACAACATCATGGTGGCAAAGGTCTACAAGTGCAGTGGTAACAGAACCTGGTTCTCCAAACAGTCCCACCAACTGACGCAATGTGTTTACCAGCAATGGACGTACATAGCCGATTTCTGCGATGACGGTAATATTTACTTTACAAACATACCAGatagggattga